The Limibacillus sp. sequence CGATCCCTTTCCTTGGCGCAGACGCCCTCTCCCGCCGGTTCCGGCAAGCAGGCGCTGGAAGATGAAGGTTCCTCCCGTAAAGGGCCGCCCGTGCGCCGCCGGCAGCCCTTTGCGGGAAGGGCCCGGCGGGCTTCTCCAATAAAGGAGCCAGCCCGCCGGGCCGCCTTTCCGTCTAAGCCTTAGGCCGCGTTGATGCGGGTCCAGGCCTCGTCGATCACGCGCTTGCGCTCCTCACCGAGGTAAAGCGCGCTCTCGCAGTTGGCGATGGTCTCGTCCGAGGGGAAGATCGCAGGATTGTTGCGATAGTCCTCGGAGCAGATCTCGCGGGCCGCGCCGTTGGCGGTGGCGTAGTAGATGAACTCCGCGATGTCGCGCCCGACCTCGGCGTCCAGGATGAAGTTGATCATCTTGTGCGCGTTCTCGGGGTGCGGCGCGCCCTTGGGGACCGCCAGCGTGTCCTGCCACAGCAGGGAGCCCTCGGACGGCACGACATAACCGATGTCGTCGTCTTCCTCCATGACCTGGAGAATGTCGCCGTTCCACTCCACCGTCAGGTCGACCTCGCCGGACAGCAGCAGGTCCTGCCCGTTGTCCTCGGCGATGGTCTTGACGTGACCCTTCTGCGCGATCAGCAGGGCTTCGGCCTCGGCGATCTGAGCGGGGTCCTTGGAGTTGAAGGAATAGCCCAGATACTTCAGCGCCATGCCGATCATGGAACCGGCCTCGGACAGCCAGGCGATGCGCCCGGAGTACTGGTCGCTATCGAAGACGGTCTTCCAGCTGCTGGGAACCCCGTCCACGCGGGACTTGCGGTAGCCCAGACCCATGGTGCCCCACATGTAGGGCATGGTGTACTTGCGGCCCGGGTCGAAGTCGGCGTCCTGGAAGGAGGGGCTGAGGTTCTTCTTGTTCGGGATCATGGAGTGATCCAGCGGCACCAGCATCTCGGCCAGGATCATCTGCTCGGCGTAGTCGTTGGTCGGCACGATCAGATCGTAGCCCGGATTGCCGCCCTTCAGCTTGGCGAAGAGCTCGTCGTTGTCGGCGAAGAGGTCATAGGTGACCTCGATGCCCGTCGCCGAGGTGAAGTCGGAGAGCGTGTTCTCGCCGATGTAGGTGTCCCAGTTATAGAAGTTCAGAGCGGCTTCCTCGGCGCTCCAACCCTTCTTGGGAAGGATGGTCAGGCCCGCGGCGGCAGCGCCGGTTCCCGCCAGGAACGAGCGGCGCGACCACGGCTTGCGATGGAATTTCGTCATGATGTCTTTTCCTTTTCCCTGTTCAAAGTGCCATGAGGCTCTTGGCTGCTCCCTTTCGGCTTCCGGGGAACGTCGAGCGTCCTTGATCCCGGCTGAGCGGCAGCCCGTTTACTTACGCTTGGGTCTGCCGACAATCTTGCCGCAGCGCAGCGAACTGTCAATTGTCCAGAATTAAAGCTGTGTCCGCCGGTCACCCCTTCTTCATTTCCTCGACGTAGCTCAAAAGGTCTTCCAGCTTCTTCTCGTCGAAATCGAAGGGCGTCACGTGGGACGGGGCGAGACTTGGCGATTCGATCCCCGGCATGCGCACGAAGACCTGGTGGGGCCGCCTGACGAAGAAGGTCTCGAAGCGCTCCCGCCAGTCCGTCATGCGCAGCAACCCGTCGAAGGACGGCGTGGAGTTGAGGCCGCCATAGCGGTTGTAGTCGCCGATCACATGACAGCGTGAGCAGTGCTCCTCCGCCAGACGCCGCCCCGCCTGCGGATCGCCGTCCGCCAGCGCGGGCGCTGCTGCAAAGAATCCTGCCAAAAGGAGTGCTCGTATCGGAAGCCGCATGGTGCCGGAATGCTAGCCCCAAGCCCCTGACCCGGTAAAGAGCGTCACGCCCGGAGGTAACGCGCCGCCGCCTCCAGGTCTTCCGGCCGATTCGTGTTGAAGAAAGGATCGAGCGGCCCCGCCGCCGTCGCCACTTCCTCAAAGGCCACCTCGACGAGGTCGTAGCGCGCCGTCCAGCGGTCGACCTTGCGGATCTCCTCTTCGACCATGGCCGAGCGCAACTCAGAGCGCAGCGCAACCGGCCAGAGGCCCACCACCGGATGGCTCCGGCCAAGGCTGCTGGCGCAGGCCATATCGGCCCCGGATTCCCGGACCGCCGCCATCAACCTTCCGGCCAGATCCTCGGGCAGGAAGGGGGCGTCGCCCGG is a genomic window containing:
- a CDS encoding spermidine/putrescine ABC transporter substrate-binding protein translates to MTKFHRKPWSRRSFLAGTGAAAAGLTILPKKGWSAEEAALNFYNWDTYIGENTLSDFTSATGIEVTYDLFADNDELFAKLKGGNPGYDLIVPTNDYAEQMILAEMLVPLDHSMIPNKKNLSPSFQDADFDPGRKYTMPYMWGTMGLGYRKSRVDGVPSSWKTVFDSDQYSGRIAWLSEAGSMIGMALKYLGYSFNSKDPAQIAEAEALLIAQKGHVKTIAEDNGQDLLLSGEVDLTVEWNGDILQVMEEDDDIGYVVPSEGSLLWQDTLAVPKGAPHPENAHKMINFILDAEVGRDIAEFIYYATANGAAREICSEDYRNNPAIFPSDETIANCESALYLGEERKRVIDEAWTRINAA
- the mobA gene encoding molybdenum cofactor guanylyltransferase MobA, with the protein product MTGGVCGVIMAGGLSRRMGGGDKCLRDLGGKPILQHIVERLRPQVDALVLNANGDPDRFSAFGLPVAADSVEGFAGPLAGVLSGLDWAAENAPHCDWLLSAPGDAPFLPEDLAGRLMAAVRESGADMACASSLGRSHPVVGLWPVALRSELRSAMVEEEIRKVDRWTARYDLVEVAFEEVATAAGPLDPFFNTNRPEDLEAAARYLRA